The following proteins are co-located in the Streptomyces bottropensis ATCC 25435 genome:
- the gcvP gene encoding aminomethyl-transferring glycine dehydrogenase, with protein sequence MTAHRIPLSELEQGIPFERRHIGPDAEARAKMLAHVGYGSLDELTAAAVPDVIKNAEALDLPGARTEAEVLAELRSLADRNQVLGSMIGLGYYGTFTPPVILRNVMENPAWYTAYTPYQPEISQGRLEALLNFQTMVAELTGLPTSGASLLDEGTAAAEAMALSRRMGKNKKGLFLVDADALPQTIAVIRTRAEPAGVEVVVADLSEGIPADIASRDINGVLLQYPGASGVVRDLKPVVEQAHALGALVTVAADLLALTLLASPGELGADIAVGTTQRFGVPMAFGGPHAGYMAVQEKFARSLPGRLVGVSVDADGHKAYRLALQTREQHIRREKATSNICTAQVLLAVMAGMYAVYHGPEGLRTIARRTHRYATVLAAGLTAGGIEVVHGSYFDTLTVRVPGRAGEVVAAAREHGVNLHLVDADLVSVSCDETTTRAQLGAVWTAFGVEGDVGALDAAAADTLPEALLRSDDYLTHPVFHDHRSETAMLRYLRRLADRDYALDRGMIPLGSCTMKLNATTEMEPVTWPEFGQLHPFAPAEQAQGYLTLIRELEEQLAEATGYDKVSLQPNAGSQGELAGLLAVRGYHRANGDEQRTVCLIPSSAHGTNAASAVMAGMKVVVVKTADDGEIDVEDLRAKIEQYRDELSVLMITYPSTHGVFEEHVADICAQVHDAGGQVYVDGANLNALVGLAKPGHFGGDVSHLNLHKTFCIPHGGGGPGVGPVAVREHLAPYLPNHPLQPAAGPETGVGPVSAAPWGSAGILPISWAYVRLMGGEGLKRATQVAVLSANYIAKRLEPHYPVLYTGPGGLVAHECIIDLRPLAKSTGVSVDDIAKRLIDYGFHAPTMSFPVAGTLMIEPTESEDLGELDRFCEAMIAIRAEIEKVGSGEWPADDNPLRNAPHTAGALGGEWKHAYTREEAVFPAGVSPADKYWPPVRRIDQAFGDRNLVCSCPPLDAYEE encoded by the coding sequence ATGACCGCCCATCGCATTCCGCTTTCCGAGCTCGAACAGGGAATCCCCTTCGAGCGGCGCCACATCGGCCCGGACGCCGAGGCCCGGGCCAAGATGCTCGCGCACGTCGGGTACGGCTCGCTGGACGAACTGACGGCGGCCGCGGTCCCGGACGTGATCAAGAACGCCGAGGCGCTGGACCTCCCCGGGGCGCGTACCGAGGCCGAGGTGCTCGCCGAGCTGCGTTCCCTCGCGGACCGCAACCAGGTGCTGGGCTCGATGATCGGGCTCGGGTACTACGGGACCTTCACGCCGCCCGTCATCCTCCGCAACGTCATGGAGAACCCGGCCTGGTACACGGCCTACACCCCGTACCAGCCCGAGATCTCCCAGGGGCGGCTGGAGGCCCTGCTGAACTTCCAGACCATGGTCGCCGAGCTGACGGGGCTGCCCACCTCCGGGGCCTCGCTGCTCGACGAGGGCACCGCCGCCGCCGAGGCCATGGCGTTGTCGCGGCGCATGGGCAAGAACAAGAAGGGCCTCTTCCTCGTCGACGCGGACGCGCTGCCGCAGACGATCGCCGTGATCCGGACCCGCGCCGAGCCGGCCGGTGTCGAGGTCGTCGTCGCCGATCTGAGCGAGGGAATCCCGGCCGACATCGCCTCGCGCGACATCAACGGGGTGCTGCTGCAGTACCCGGGCGCCTCCGGTGTCGTACGGGATCTCAAGCCGGTCGTCGAACAGGCCCACGCGCTCGGCGCGCTCGTCACCGTCGCCGCCGATCTGCTGGCGCTGACCCTGCTGGCCTCACCCGGTGAGCTGGGCGCCGACATCGCCGTCGGGACCACGCAGCGCTTCGGTGTGCCGATGGCCTTCGGCGGGCCGCACGCGGGTTACATGGCCGTGCAGGAGAAGTTCGCGCGCAGCCTGCCCGGGCGGCTGGTCGGGGTGTCCGTGGACGCCGACGGACACAAGGCGTACCGGCTGGCCCTGCAGACGCGGGAGCAGCACATCCGCCGGGAGAAGGCGACCAGCAACATCTGTACGGCGCAGGTGCTGCTCGCCGTGATGGCCGGCATGTACGCCGTCTACCACGGGCCTGAGGGGCTGCGGACCATCGCCCGGCGTACCCACCGGTACGCCACCGTGCTCGCCGCGGGGCTCACGGCCGGTGGGATCGAGGTCGTGCACGGGTCGTACTTCGACACGCTGACCGTGCGGGTGCCGGGCCGGGCCGGTGAGGTCGTGGCCGCCGCCCGGGAACATGGCGTGAACCTGCACCTCGTGGACGCCGACCTGGTGTCGGTCTCCTGCGACGAGACCACCACGCGGGCCCAGCTGGGCGCCGTATGGACCGCGTTCGGCGTGGAGGGTGACGTGGGGGCCCTGGACGCCGCCGCGGCGGACACGCTGCCCGAGGCGCTGCTGCGGTCGGACGACTACCTGACGCACCCGGTCTTCCACGACCACCGCTCCGAGACCGCGATGCTGCGCTACCTGCGCCGGCTCGCGGACCGGGACTACGCGCTGGACCGGGGCATGATCCCGCTCGGCTCCTGCACGATGAAGCTCAACGCCACCACCGAGATGGAGCCGGTGACGTGGCCCGAGTTCGGACAGCTGCACCCGTTCGCGCCCGCCGAGCAGGCGCAGGGCTATCTCACGCTCATCCGTGAACTGGAGGAGCAGCTCGCGGAGGCCACCGGGTACGACAAGGTGTCCCTGCAGCCGAACGCCGGCTCGCAGGGGGAGCTGGCGGGGCTCCTGGCCGTGCGCGGGTACCACCGTGCGAACGGTGACGAGCAGCGGACGGTGTGCCTCATCCCGTCCTCCGCGCACGGCACCAACGCGGCGAGCGCCGTCATGGCCGGCATGAAGGTCGTCGTCGTGAAGACCGCCGACGACGGCGAGATCGACGTCGAGGACCTGCGGGCGAAGATCGAGCAGTACCGCGACGAGCTGTCCGTGCTGATGATCACGTACCCGTCGACGCACGGGGTGTTCGAGGAGCACGTGGCCGACATCTGCGCGCAGGTGCACGACGCGGGCGGCCAGGTGTACGTCGACGGCGCCAACCTCAACGCGCTGGTGGGTCTGGCCAAGCCGGGGCACTTCGGCGGTGACGTCTCGCACCTGAACCTGCACAAGACGTTCTGCATCCCGCATGGCGGCGGTGGGCCGGGCGTCGGCCCGGTGGCGGTGCGCGAGCACCTGGCGCCGTATCTGCCGAACCACCCGCTGCAGCCCGCGGCCGGCCCGGAGACGGGCGTCGGCCCGGTCTCGGCCGCGCCGTGGGGTTCGGCGGGCATCCTGCCGATCTCGTGGGCGTACGTCCGGCTCATGGGCGGTGAGGGGCTGAAGCGGGCCACGCAGGTGGCGGTGCTCAGCGCCAACTACATCGCCAAGCGGCTGGAGCCGCACTACCCGGTGCTCTACACCGGTCCGGGCGGGCTCGTGGCACACGAGTGCATCATCGACCTGCGGCCGCTGGCCAAGTCGACCGGGGTGAGCGTCGACGACATCGCCAAGCGGCTGATCGACTACGGCTTCCACGCGCCGACGATGTCGTTCCCGGTGGCCGGGACGCTGATGATCGAGCCGACGGAGTCGGAGGACCTCGGTGAGCTGGACCGGTTCTGCGAGGCGATGATCGCGATCCGTGCGGAGATCGAGAAGGTCGGCTCGGGCGAGTGGCCCGCGGACGACAACCCGCTGCGGAACGCGCCGCACACCGCGGGCGCGCTCGGCGGGGAGTGGAAGCACGCCTACACGCGCGAGGAGGCGGTCTTCCCGGCCGGGGTCTCGCCCGCGGACAAGTACTGGCCGCCGGTCCGTCGGATCGACCAGGCGTTCGGTGACCGGAACCTGGTCTGCTCCTGCCCGCCGCTGGACGCCTACGAAGAGTAG
- a CDS encoding DUF5999 family protein, with the protein MCQHQPLCPTAESADREGARLVAHHPEQGWSLLCNGVLLFEDTGELLPDGQIIAPHRPMGTVMTAA; encoded by the coding sequence ATGTGCCAGCACCAGCCACTGTGCCCGACTGCCGAATCCGCCGACCGGGAAGGCGCCCGACTCGTGGCGCACCACCCGGAGCAGGGATGGAGCCTGCTCTGCAACGGCGTTCTGCTCTTCGAGGACACCGGTGAGCTCCTGCCGGACGGCCAGATCATCGCGCCGCACCGCCCGATGGGCACCGTAATGACCGCCGCCTGA
- a CDS encoding CPBP family intramembrane glutamic endopeptidase, which translates to MDPRRGRTTGGVVQGQAEAAEGAVPGERPGRRILRDETLLVLGVSLGASGVSALISFVGSVTRPGGLKDQAATMNASAAPGRPWLDLAWQLFGITTALVPVALVAHFLLREGAGLRTLGFDRTKPWPDLGRGAAIAAVIGSTGIAFYLAARGLGFNLTVVPEALPEVWWKYPVLILSAIQNAVLEEVIVVGYLLRRLHQLGWSPGSALAASSVLRGSYHLYQGIGGFVGNMVMGVVFVYLYRRWGRVGPLVVAHSLLDIGAFVGYALLAGKVGWLPTA; encoded by the coding sequence ATGGACCCTCGGCGGGGCCGGACAACTGGAGGCGTGGTGCAGGGGCAGGCGGAGGCGGCGGAGGGCGCGGTGCCGGGGGAGCGTCCGGGCCGGCGGATTCTGCGGGACGAGACACTGCTCGTGCTCGGGGTCTCGCTCGGCGCGAGCGGCGTGTCCGCGCTGATCAGCTTCGTCGGATCGGTCACCAGGCCGGGCGGGCTGAAGGACCAGGCGGCCACCATGAACGCCTCGGCGGCGCCGGGCCGGCCCTGGCTCGACCTCGCGTGGCAGCTCTTCGGCATCACCACCGCCCTGGTGCCCGTCGCCCTGGTCGCGCACTTCCTGTTGCGCGAGGGCGCGGGACTGCGCACCCTCGGGTTCGACCGTACGAAGCCGTGGCCCGACCTCGGCCGGGGCGCGGCCATCGCCGCGGTGATCGGCAGCACGGGCATCGCCTTCTATCTGGCGGCCCGCGGCCTCGGGTTCAACCTCACGGTGGTGCCGGAGGCGCTGCCCGAGGTGTGGTGGAAGTACCCCGTGCTGATCCTCTCCGCGATCCAGAACGCCGTCCTCGAAGAGGTCATCGTGGTCGGGTACCTGCTGCGCCGACTCCATCAGCTGGGCTGGTCACCGGGGAGCGCGCTCGCCGCCAGCTCGGTGCTGCGCGGGTCGTACCACCTCTACCAGGGCATCGGCGGGTTCGTCGGCAACATGGTGATGGGCGTGGTCTTCGTCTACCTGTACCGGCGGTGGGGGCGCGTGGGGCCGCTCGTGGTGGCCCACTCGCTGCTCGACATCGGGGCGTTCGTGGGATACGCGCTGCTGGCGGGGAAGGTGGGCTGGCTGCCGACCGCGTGA
- a CDS encoding PhzF family phenazine biosynthesis protein has translation MRIRIVDAFTDRPFSGNPAGVLLLDAFPDDIWLQNVAREVNHAETAFAHPLPSGGEADWALRWFTPVAEVAMCGHATLATAHVLSSTNTHQGPVRFATRSGVLTATPRPDGSLTLDFPTAPLTPVAVPDGVAEALGAEPLSAVDTGPNVGDLLVELADEKTVLGLAPDLRSLGRYSERGIIATAPAADPAAGHDYVSRCFFPNLGIDEDPVTGSAHTALAPFWSARLGSPDLTGLQASPRSGRVRTELRGDRTLLSGRAVTVVDGELLA, from the coding sequence ATGCGCATTCGTATCGTGGACGCCTTCACCGACCGCCCCTTCTCCGGCAACCCCGCGGGAGTCCTCCTCCTCGACGCCTTCCCGGACGACATCTGGCTGCAGAACGTGGCCAGAGAGGTCAACCACGCCGAGACCGCGTTCGCCCACCCCCTCCCGTCGGGCGGCGAGGCCGACTGGGCACTGCGCTGGTTCACGCCGGTCGCCGAAGTGGCGATGTGCGGCCACGCCACCCTGGCCACGGCACACGTCCTGAGCAGCACGAACACCCACCAGGGCCCGGTACGGTTCGCCACGCGCAGCGGCGTTCTCACGGCCACGCCCCGCCCGGACGGCTCGCTCACCCTCGACTTCCCGACCGCGCCCCTCACCCCGGTGGCCGTCCCGGACGGCGTCGCCGAGGCGCTGGGCGCCGAACCGCTGAGCGCCGTCGACACCGGCCCGAACGTGGGCGACCTCCTGGTGGAGCTGGCCGACGAGAAGACGGTCCTGGGCCTCGCCCCCGACCTCCGGTCCCTCGGCCGCTACTCCGAGCGCGGCATCATCGCCACGGCCCCCGCCGCCGACCCCGCGGCCGGCCACGACTACGTCTCGCGCTGCTTCTTCCCCAACCTCGGCATCGACGAGGACCCGGTCACCGGCAGCGCCCACACCGCGCTCGCCCCTTTCTGGTCCGCACGCCTGGGCAGCCCGGACCTCACCGGCCTGCAGGCCTCCCCCCGCTCCGGCCGGGTGCGCACCGAACTCCGCGGCGACCGCACCCTGCTCTCCGGCCGCGCGGTCACGGTCGTGGACGGCGAACTCCTCGCCTGA
- a CDS encoding SDR family NAD(P)-dependent oxidoreductase: protein MISDSYLSALFSLDGRVAVVTGGSSGIGKAISTALARAGAGVVIVARKEAELRATAGELTADGCRAAWVSGDLSTRGGVRVAAERAVEAFGEPDILVNSAGVNLRPPLSELGEDVWDTTMALNLDAPFLLGQRFGPGMAARGYGRILHITSQQAHRAFVRSGAYGVSKGALESLARSQAEEWSPHGVTCNTLVPGFVPSPLNTRLSSDPEQVAALAARTLAGRNGLADDFAGAAVFLVGRSAGYITGQSIFVDGGFSVH, encoded by the coding sequence ATGATCTCCGACAGCTATCTCTCCGCACTGTTCTCGCTGGACGGCCGGGTCGCCGTGGTGACGGGCGGCAGTTCCGGCATCGGCAAGGCCATCAGTACGGCTCTCGCCCGCGCCGGCGCGGGCGTGGTGATCGTCGCGCGCAAGGAGGCCGAGCTGCGGGCCACGGCCGGCGAGCTGACGGCGGACGGCTGCCGGGCGGCCTGGGTGAGCGGCGACCTGAGCACCCGGGGCGGTGTGCGCGTGGCGGCCGAGCGGGCGGTCGAGGCGTTCGGGGAGCCCGACATCCTCGTCAACAGCGCCGGCGTCAACCTACGGCCGCCACTGAGCGAACTGGGCGAGGACGTCTGGGACACCACCATGGCCCTGAACCTGGACGCGCCCTTCCTCCTGGGCCAGCGCTTCGGCCCCGGCATGGCCGCGCGGGGCTACGGCCGCATCCTCCACATCACCTCCCAGCAGGCACACCGGGCGTTCGTGCGAAGCGGCGCCTACGGCGTCTCCAAGGGTGCGCTGGAGTCGCTGGCCCGCTCACAGGCCGAGGAGTGGTCGCCCCACGGCGTCACCTGCAACACCCTGGTCCCCGGATTCGTCCCGAGCCCGCTCAACACCCGGCTGTCGTCCGATCCGGAGCAGGTGGCGGCCCTCGCCGCACGCACCCTGGCCGGGCGCAACGGCCTGGCCGACGACTTCGCCGGTGCCGCCGTCTTCCTGGTCGGCCGCTCCGCCGGCTACATCACCGGCCAGTCGATCTTCGTCGACGGCGGCTTCTCGGTCCACTAG
- a CDS encoding HAD family hydrolase gives MPLLLLDLDNTLIDRDAAFRAAAAAFLSAHGLPDTDLPWVAAVDAGGYAPRPDVACALTDRYAGAVPPDAVSTLLDTGAADRVVLAPATREALDKARAGGWTCVIVTNGRTAQQETKIRRTGLDRLVRGWVVSEAVGRKKPEPEIFHAAAATAGLPLSGAWVIGDAPHADIAGADALGLRSVWVAHGRAWNEGAYRPTHIAADIVSAIHHVTSTRD, from the coding sequence ATGCCTTTGTTGTTGCTGGACCTGGACAACACCCTGATCGACCGCGACGCGGCCTTCCGCGCCGCCGCGGCCGCCTTCCTCTCCGCCCACGGCCTGCCCGACACCGACCTGCCCTGGGTGGCGGCCGTCGACGCCGGCGGCTACGCCCCGCGCCCGGACGTGGCCTGCGCCCTCACCGACCGCTACGCGGGCGCGGTACCGCCCGACGCCGTCAGCACCCTGCTCGACACCGGCGCCGCCGACCGCGTGGTCCTGGCTCCCGCCACCCGCGAGGCGCTCGACAAAGCGCGGGCGGGCGGCTGGACCTGCGTGATCGTCACCAACGGCCGGACCGCCCAGCAGGAGACGAAGATCCGCCGCACCGGCCTCGACCGTCTCGTGCGGGGCTGGGTCGTCTCCGAAGCCGTCGGCCGCAAGAAGCCCGAGCCGGAGATCTTCCACGCCGCTGCCGCCACCGCCGGGCTCCCGCTGTCCGGCGCCTGGGTGATCGGCGACGCGCCCCACGCCGACATCGCGGGCGCCGACGCCCTCGGCCTGCGCAGCGTCTGGGTGGCGCACGGCCGAGCCTGGAACGAGGGCGCCTACCGGCCCACCCACATCGCGGCCGACATCGTCTCCGCGATCCACCACGTCACGAGCACCAGGGACTGA
- a CDS encoding PadR family transcriptional regulator, with product MRSRGQDFGFERGHGRRGGEHPRGQGDAEALRAAFGPFGPGHGGPGPFGPFGGGPWGGRGRGGPRGRARRGDVRASILALLKDRPMHGYEMIQEIAERSGGAWKPSPGSVYPTLQLLEDEGLIASATEGGKKLFSLTEAGRTAADEGPEAPWEEASRGVDWEALSEIRQAGFGLMEAFGQVWKTGDKDQRDKALTVINEARKKLYLILADED from the coding sequence ATGCGTTCCCGTGGACAGGACTTCGGATTCGAGCGTGGACATGGACGCCGTGGTGGGGAGCACCCCCGCGGCCAAGGTGACGCCGAGGCGCTGCGCGCCGCCTTCGGGCCCTTCGGGCCGGGCCATGGTGGCCCCGGACCGTTCGGACCCTTCGGTGGGGGCCCCTGGGGTGGGCGCGGACGGGGCGGACCTCGGGGGAGGGCACGGCGGGGCGACGTACGCGCGTCGATCCTGGCCCTTCTCAAGGACAGGCCCATGCACGGCTACGAGATGATCCAGGAGATCGCCGAGCGCAGTGGCGGGGCGTGGAAGCCCAGCCCCGGTTCGGTGTACCCCACCCTCCAGTTGCTGGAGGACGAGGGGCTGATCGCCAGCGCGACCGAGGGCGGCAAGAAGCTGTTCTCGCTCACCGAGGCCGGTCGCACCGCGGCCGACGAGGGGCCCGAGGCTCCTTGGGAAGAGGCCTCGCGCGGGGTCGACTGGGAGGCGCTGAGCGAGATCCGGCAGGCCGGCTTCGGTCTGATGGAGGCGTTCGGCCAGGTCTGGAAGACCGGCGACAAGGACCAGCGCGACAAGGCGCTGACGGTGATCAACGAAGCCCGCAAGAAGCTGTATCTGATCCTCGCCGACGAGGACTGA
- a CDS encoding type II toxin-antitoxin system Rv0910 family toxin, protein MADVSAEARIEAPAERVWARLVDWSAYGEWNTTHTGFPKGGPQILAVGGTFQENLKLMGFPAEVEWTIAELEPARTLAIRGKGPMAVDLATRYTLTPDGDATTVRIDGEFTGAAVSLMAGKLRDSATAALDESLRKLGALVT, encoded by the coding sequence ATGGCCGATGTCAGCGCGGAGGCACGCATCGAGGCGCCCGCCGAGCGGGTCTGGGCCCGGCTCGTCGACTGGTCCGCGTACGGCGAGTGGAACACCACCCACACCGGCTTCCCCAAGGGCGGCCCGCAGATCCTCGCGGTGGGCGGCACCTTCCAGGAGAACCTGAAGCTCATGGGCTTCCCGGCGGAGGTCGAGTGGACCATCGCCGAGCTGGAACCCGCCCGCACCCTGGCCATCCGCGGCAAGGGCCCCATGGCCGTGGACCTCGCCACCCGCTACACCCTCACCCCCGACGGCGACGCCACCACCGTCCGCATCGATGGCGAGTTCACCGGCGCCGCCGTCTCCCTGATGGCGGGCAAGCTCAGGGACTCCGCCACGGCCGCGCTCGACGAGTCCCTGCGCAAGCTGGGCGCCCTCGTGACCTGA
- a CDS encoding Clp protease N-terminal domain-containing protein, with translation MGGVLPRISQQSAAGHGPDHLEIEGGLTDELASVVAGARRRALRDDDRQIDTAHLLHSLVESDPEVRAVFDGPQVARLLGYLVQRSIGYGLRWQIGVEDTGVVPGAPGRPGWSPVAARTMTQAHDRAVLRGAGTARGVDLLAVLVAATGSRAVEVLGKVGVDRDVVARRIAEVGEGCVEGPVVSGDGGC, from the coding sequence GTGGGGGGCGTGCTACCCCGTATATCCCAGCAGTCGGCCGCCGGCCATGGTCCGGACCACCTGGAGATCGAGGGCGGGCTCACGGATGAGCTGGCCTCGGTGGTCGCCGGTGCGCGCAGACGGGCCCTTCGCGACGACGACCGGCAGATCGACACCGCGCATCTGCTGCACTCCCTCGTGGAATCCGACCCCGAGGTCCGCGCCGTCTTCGACGGTCCGCAGGTCGCCCGACTGCTCGGCTACCTCGTGCAGCGCAGCATCGGGTACGGGCTGCGCTGGCAGATCGGTGTAGAGGACACCGGTGTCGTCCCGGGGGCGCCGGGCAGGCCCGGGTGGTCACCCGTGGCGGCCCGGACGATGACGCAGGCGCACGACCGTGCCGTGCTGCGGGGTGCGGGGACGGCCCGCGGCGTCGATCTGCTCGCGGTGCTCGTCGCGGCGACCGGTTCGCGGGCCGTGGAGGTGCTCGGCAAGGTCGGCGTCGACCGGGACGTGGTGGCGCGGCGGATCGCCGAAGTGGGCGAGGGCTGTGTCGAGGGGCCGGTGGTGAGCGGGGACGGGGGGTGTTGA
- a CDS encoding EamA family transporter, whose product MPVHTSQQSQGQRGRGVGLVLALGSALAFGGSGTAAKPLIEAGLDPLHVVWLRVVGAALVMLPWAVRHRDLVRRRPALLVGFGLFAVAGVQAFYFASISRIPVGVALLVEYLGPAIVLGWVRFVQRRPVTRAAAVGVVLAVGGLACVVEIWSGLSFDPLGLLLALGAACCQAGYFVLSDRGGDAGAEAPDPLGVIAYGLLVGAAALTVVARPWGMEWAVLGGDAWMDGTAVPAWLLLGWVVLIATVVAYVTGVMAVRRLSPQVAGVLGCLEAVVATVLAWVLLGEHLWAPQIVGGVVVLAGAFVAQRSAVGEGSPGRPVASGEAGVEAELSVGGGR is encoded by the coding sequence GTGCCGGTGCATACGTCTCAGCAGAGTCAGGGGCAACGCGGGCGCGGCGTCGGGCTGGTGCTCGCGCTGGGGTCCGCGCTCGCCTTCGGTGGATCGGGCACGGCGGCCAAGCCGCTCATCGAGGCGGGGCTCGACCCGCTGCACGTGGTGTGGCTGCGAGTCGTCGGCGCCGCGCTGGTGATGCTTCCCTGGGCGGTGCGCCATCGGGATCTGGTGCGTCGGCGGCCCGCGCTGCTCGTCGGTTTCGGCCTGTTCGCGGTGGCCGGTGTGCAGGCCTTCTACTTCGCCTCGATCTCCCGTATCCCCGTCGGCGTCGCGCTCCTCGTGGAGTACCTCGGGCCGGCCATCGTCCTCGGGTGGGTGCGGTTCGTGCAGCGCCGGCCCGTGACGCGGGCCGCCGCGGTCGGTGTCGTCCTCGCGGTCGGCGGCCTCGCCTGTGTCGTCGAGATCTGGTCGGGGCTGAGTTTCGACCCTCTGGGCCTGCTGCTCGCACTCGGGGCCGCCTGCTGTCAGGCCGGGTACTTCGTGCTGTCCGATCGGGGCGGCGACGCGGGGGCGGAAGCGCCGGATCCGCTCGGGGTGATCGCCTATGGGCTGCTGGTGGGCGCGGCCGCGCTCACGGTGGTGGCACGGCCGTGGGGGATGGAGTGGGCGGTGCTCGGGGGCGACGCGTGGATGGACGGCACGGCCGTACCGGCGTGGCTGCTGCTCGGGTGGGTGGTGCTGATCGCCACGGTCGTCGCCTATGTCACCGGGGTGATGGCCGTGCGACGGCTGTCGCCGCAGGTGGCCGGGGTCCTGGGGTGCCTGGAGGCGGTGGTGGCGACCGTGCTCGCGTGGGTGCTCCTGGGTGAGCATCTGTGGGCGCCGCAGATCGTGGGCGGGGTGGTGGTGCTGGCCGGGGCGTTCGTCGCGCAGCGGTCTGCGGTGGGGGAGGGGTCGCCGGGGCGGCCGGTGGCGTCCGGTGAGGCGGGGGTTGAGGCTGAGCTGTCGGTGGGGGGTGGGCGGTGA
- a CDS encoding pyridoxamine 5'-phosphate oxidase family protein yields MTGTSQPTTSPTAAYDVTDRTVPTRGAEKASYDKDLVHAILDEGYVCHLGFVRDGAPVVLPTLYGRVGETLYVHGSTGSRPLRMTGQADPGLPVCLTVTHVDGLVLARSAFHHSINYRSVVVHGTAHQVTDPQERRIALDALVDHVVPGRSRDSRPANAKEFAATAVIRLDLNEVSAKTRTGGVNEEPEDLALPHWAGVVPLRKGYDTPIPDPDLLPDTELPAYLKTL; encoded by the coding sequence ATGACGGGGACATCACAGCCGACGACATCACCGACCGCCGCCTACGACGTCACCGACCGCACCGTCCCCACCCGGGGCGCGGAGAAGGCGTCGTACGACAAGGACCTGGTGCACGCGATACTCGACGAGGGGTACGTCTGCCATCTCGGCTTCGTCCGCGACGGCGCCCCGGTGGTGCTGCCCACGCTGTACGGCCGGGTCGGCGAGACGCTCTACGTGCACGGTTCGACGGGTTCGCGCCCGCTGCGGATGACGGGCCAGGCCGACCCGGGGCTCCCGGTGTGCCTGACGGTGACGCACGTGGACGGGCTGGTCCTGGCCCGCTCCGCCTTCCACCACTCGATCAACTACCGCTCGGTCGTGGTGCACGGCACCGCCCACCAGGTCACCGACCCGCAGGAGCGGCGGATCGCCCTGGACGCGCTCGTCGACCACGTCGTACCGGGCCGCTCGCGGGACTCCCGGCCCGCCAACGCGAAGGAGTTCGCGGCCACCGCCGTGATCCGCCTCGACCTGAACGAGGTCTCGGCCAAGACCCGCACCGGCGGCGTGAACGAGGAGCCCGAGGACCTCGCCCTCCCCCACTGGGCCGGCGTCGTCCCCCTCCGCAAGGGCTACGACACCCCGATCCCGGACCCCGACCTGCTGCCCGACACCGAACTCCCGGCCTACCTCAAGACCCTCTGA